In one Thermodesulfobium acidiphilum genomic region, the following are encoded:
- a CDS encoding anaerobic ribonucleoside-triphosphate reductase activating protein → MFKGWIKLSFIDYPDKLSTVLFTEGCNFRCPYCHNFDLVLPNNLEVINIEKILNFLEKRKRKIDAVVISGGEPFLHGKELEDFVKKARIMDFLIKIDTNGSFPEKVFDWDRRGLVDFWAVDFKVPFEKYDLVQGNGEKTKITIRYLLEKDTPSTYELRTTIFPRFHSIEVLTKMLFEIEGATMWYWQNFRNDRTLDESAALVEPYSKDLLNEWKSRLDVFKKVGKIIIR, encoded by the coding sequence TTGTTTAAAGGGTGGATTAAACTCTCTTTTATAGATTATCCTGATAAGCTTTCTACTGTTCTTTTTACTGAAGGCTGTAACTTTAGATGTCCATATTGTCATAATTTTGATCTTGTTTTGCCCAACAACTTAGAGGTTATTAACATTGAAAAAATTCTAAATTTTCTTGAAAAAAGAAAAAGAAAAATAGATGCAGTGGTTATATCTGGTGGAGAGCCCTTCCTACACGGTAAAGAATTAGAGGATTTTGTAAAGAAAGCTAGGATAATGGATTTTTTAATTAAAATTGATACAAATGGTTCTTTTCCTGAAAAGGTTTTTGATTGGGACAGAAGAGGTCTGGTGGATTTTTGGGCAGTTGATTTTAAGGTACCATTTGAAAAATATGATTTGGTACAGGGGAATGGAGAAAAAACGAAAATTACCATTCGTTATCTATTAGAAAAGGATACTCCCTCAACTTATGAACTTCGCACTACGATTTTTCCAAGATTTCATAGTATTGAAGTTTTAACGAAGATGCTATTTGAGATTGAAGGAGCTACTATGTGGTATTGGCAAAATTTTAGAAATGACAGAACGCTTGATGAAAGTGCGGCTTTGGTTGAGCCTTATAGCAAAGACTTATTGAACGAGTGGAAAAGTAGATTGGATGTATTTAAAAAAGTTGGCAAGATTATAATTAGATAG
- a CDS encoding phospholipase D-like domain-containing protein encodes MKRIASILFPLLFVFILSGCNNPVTNGNINPPAQPKKEISSKSVELLFPRENENPVPVLVNLYNSAKKKIDVAIYSFTQPEILKALTNAKKRGVEVRVIVDREQANNNVMKHAVNTLLIDKIPVKVNTHTGLMHLKMSIIDDSIATTGSYNYTKSATDTNDEMFVVIKDPAFAKKCEDYFNKMWNDNMNFRNLTL; translated from the coding sequence ATGAAAAGAATAGCAAGCATTTTATTCCCTTTACTTTTTGTTTTTATTTTATCAGGTTGCAACAATCCTGTAACTAATGGGAATATCAATCCCCCAGCACAACCAAAAAAAGAAATAAGCTCAAAGTCGGTTGAATTATTATTTCCAAGAGAAAATGAGAATCCTGTACCAGTTCTAGTTAACCTTTATAACAGTGCAAAGAAAAAGATTGATGTTGCAATATACAGTTTTACACAACCAGAAATTTTAAAAGCGTTGACTAATGCCAAAAAAAGAGGTGTTGAAGTAAGGGTAATAGTTGACAGAGAGCAAGCAAATAACAATGTAATGAAACACGCCGTTAATACTCTTTTAATTGATAAAATTCCTGTTAAAGTAAATACCCATACCGGGCTTATGCATCTAAAAATGAGTATAATAGACGATTCTATAGCCACTACAGGAAGCTACAATTATACAAAATCTGCAACTGATACTAATGATGAAATGTTTGTGGTTATAAAAGATCCAGCTTTCGCAAAAAAATGTGAGGACTATTTTAATAAAATGTGGAATGACAATATGAATTTTAGAAACCTTACACTTTAA
- a CDS encoding prepilin peptidase, which produces MEFAFVVICGAVFGSFLNMLIYRLPREQSILRPPSRCPKCGNSLKWYMNIPILSYIFLGGKCFYCKETIPIRYLIVEILEVMIFLVCYLDWGISLEFLLHAWFFTASLGIFFTDLETLLIPDSFSLLSLIPAIGIAALRGNLIESFIVAAGVFLLFYGVSIVTNGGMGGGDTKYSISMSCFLGVFHSFFGFFMAFFLGSIIGIVFRILGIIKRGEPIPFGPFLVLGCIISYGFGDYFIRLYLSLF; this is translated from the coding sequence ATGGAGTTTGCTTTTGTTGTTATTTGCGGTGCTGTGTTTGGCAGCTTTTTAAATATGCTCATTTATAGACTTCCCAGAGAACAGTCAATACTACGTCCGCCATCTCGATGTCCTAAGTGTGGCAATTCTCTAAAATGGTATATGAATATTCCTATTTTGTCATATATATTTTTAGGTGGAAAATGTTTTTATTGTAAAGAGACCATACCAATAAGATATCTGATAGTAGAAATTCTAGAAGTTATGATTTTTTTAGTATGTTATTTGGATTGGGGGATTAGTTTGGAGTTTCTTTTACATGCCTGGTTTTTTACCGCTTCGCTTGGGATATTTTTTACTGATCTTGAAACTCTTTTGATCCCAGATTCCTTTTCCTTGCTATCTTTGATTCCTGCTATTGGGATTGCTGCTCTTCGAGGTAATCTTATAGAGTCATTTATTGTCGCTGCTGGAGTATTTTTACTCTTTTATGGGGTTTCTATAGTTACAAATGGTGGGATGGGGGGAGGAGATACAAAATATTCTATCTCAATGTCTTGCTTTTTAGGAGTGTTTCATTCCTTTTTTGGTTTTTTTATGGCATTTTTCCTTGGTAGTATAATTGGTATTGTTTTTAGGATCCTTGGTATTATTAAGAGGGGTGAACCTATACCCTTTGGTCCATTTTTAGTGCTTGGCTGTATAATTTCATATGGATTTGGAGATTATTTTATCCGTTTATATCTTTCTTTATTCTAA
- a CDS encoding CPBP family intramembrane glutamic endopeptidase, which translates to MDHNDIEKSEELKILLLTVSELMFAIVAILALRFLDQPIYFSTTKTVIFISTTIGGSLFILTYFLGRKFDFIKDMGNQIQSFVFRDIGALEIFYLAMLSSFCEEIFFRGLLQRLFDVPFAALVFGLFHMSEWTNKGMANAMYLAFLGLCFGLLYNYTNTITAPIIAHFSVKFCIGIANYWLDPNRL; encoded by the coding sequence ATGGATCATAATGATATAGAAAAATCAGAAGAATTAAAGATTCTCCTACTAACTGTTAGCGAACTAATGTTTGCAATAGTTGCAATTCTTGCTCTTAGATTTCTTGATCAACCAATTTACTTCAGTACAACTAAAACAGTAATATTTATTTCCACAACCATAGGCGGTTCTCTTTTTATTCTTACATACTTTCTTGGCAGAAAATTTGATTTTATTAAAGATATGGGAAATCAAATACAATCTTTTGTATTCAGAGATATTGGGGCACTTGAAATTTTCTATCTTGCTATGCTGTCTTCATTCTGCGAAGAAATCTTTTTTAGAGGTCTTTTACAAAGACTTTTCGACGTCCCTTTTGCTGCTTTAGTATTTGGATTGTTTCACATGTCAGAATGGACCAACAAAGGCATGGCAAATGCAATGTACCTTGCATTTTTAGGACTTTGCTTTGGACTTTTGTATAACTATACAAACACTATCACAGCTCCCATAATAGCTCACTTTTCTGTAAAATTTTGCATTGGTATTGCAAACTACTGGCTTGATCCTAATAGGCTTTAG
- the wbaP gene encoding undecaprenyl-phosphate galactose phosphotransferase WbaP, with protein MKIFKGNIILIIILMFADLFSFYLSLFLAYEIRYILFYLLPGKLVPMSFPFSSFIKMWWMPTITIVLIWATNLYTKRLPFWIEASNLIKILTLNSVLIFAMVSLGKLLDEVSRGVLILFWLISLFLFPLIRLAVKLTLFNFDFFKERILFLGAGKTAKDSASGLISDKYLGYHLVGFLDDDREKWGNLLEICGKNYKVFGGIVHFKKFVKKLSISTIIIAIPSLDAQSSSKLVGKVQLLVNKVIVVPDFKGVALLNSELLTLFDQRLFLISIKNNLKSKINQIIKRLFDLALCLAASWLIIPIIIIIALLIKRDSKGPVFFIQERVGKHGKPFKCIKFRSMVLNSDEVLNDYLNKYPEKKLEWQKFKKIKGFDPRVTKFGRFLRKTSLDELPQIFNVIKGEMSLVGPRPYLFSEVYEMQDYKETIFLTVPGITGLWQISGRSELNFNERLNIDVWYILNWSVWLDLEILFKTFSAVIKREGAY; from the coding sequence ATGAAAATTTTTAAAGGTAACATTATACTAATAATAATTTTAATGTTTGCAGATCTTTTCTCCTTTTATCTAAGTTTATTTTTGGCTTATGAGATTAGATATATTCTTTTCTACCTTTTACCTGGAAAACTTGTTCCTATGTCATTTCCATTTTCTTCTTTCATAAAAATGTGGTGGATGCCTACTATAACAATAGTCCTTATATGGGCAACAAACCTTTACACAAAAAGATTGCCTTTTTGGATTGAGGCATCAAACTTAATTAAGATTCTTACTTTAAATTCAGTTTTGATATTTGCTATGGTATCTTTAGGGAAGCTTCTTGATGAGGTTTCAAGAGGTGTACTTATACTATTTTGGCTAATTAGCCTTTTCTTGTTCCCTCTGATAAGACTCGCAGTAAAATTAACTTTGTTCAACTTTGATTTTTTTAAAGAGAGAATACTATTTTTAGGAGCAGGAAAAACCGCAAAAGATAGCGCTTCTGGTTTGATAAGCGATAAATATTTAGGATATCATCTGGTAGGTTTTTTGGATGACGACAGGGAAAAATGGGGAAATTTGCTAGAAATATGCGGCAAAAACTATAAAGTTTTCGGCGGCATCGTTCACTTTAAAAAATTTGTGAAAAAATTAAGTATTTCGACTATTATAATAGCTATACCATCTCTTGATGCTCAATCATCTTCGAAACTTGTTGGCAAAGTACAACTATTGGTAAATAAGGTCATAGTAGTCCCGGATTTCAAAGGAGTTGCGCTTCTAAATTCTGAATTATTAACTCTCTTTGATCAAAGATTATTTTTAATCAGCATAAAGAACAATTTAAAATCCAAAATTAATCAGATTATAAAAAGACTATTTGATTTAGCATTGTGTTTGGCTGCATCGTGGTTAATCATACCTATTATAATTATAATAGCTTTATTAATAAAAAGAGATTCAAAAGGACCTGTATTTTTTATTCAAGAGCGCGTTGGAAAACACGGCAAACCATTCAAGTGTATAAAATTCAGATCGATGGTATTAAATTCTGACGAGGTATTAAATGACTATCTTAATAAATACCCTGAGAAAAAATTAGAATGGCAAAAGTTTAAAAAAATTAAAGGCTTTGATCCAAGAGTTACAAAATTTGGCAGATTTCTTAGAAAAACTTCTCTTGATGAACTCCCTCAAATTTTTAATGTCATAAAAGGTGAAATGAGTCTTGTGGGTCCAAGACCATACTTATTTTCCGAAGTTTATGAAATGCAAGACTATAAAGAAACAATATTTCTCACGGTCCCAGGGATCACAGGTTTGTGGCAGATTTCTGGCAGAAGTGAGCTTAATTTCAATGAGAGGTTAAACATTGACGTATGGTACATTTTAAATTGGTCTGTATGGCTTGATTTAGAAATATTATTTAAAACCTTTTCAGCAGTAATTAAAAGAGAAGGAGCATATTAA